Genomic DNA from Prunus persica cultivar Lovell chromosome G1, Prunus_persica_NCBIv2, whole genome shotgun sequence:
CATCATGCACATATCTACATACTGATTTGCTTCACATATTTTTAAACTAGCAAAAACAACTACTGTTCATATTTGTTTTAGTAcccataattattattaattattaacaCACCTACAAGGGGTGGCTACTTatctcatcatcatcttctatGTGGtgtgtttgaatttgagagagatttcagagagagagagagctggtGAGAGAGATGGAGGACAACTAcaatggtgatgatgatcagAATAAGGGTGTTTTTAGGGTGTGCACAGAATCACAATCAGATGAAGGTGATGTTGTTGGTGAGGAGGAGTTGGAGCAGGAAGTTCTAAAAAGGAGGATCTCAGGCCATCCACTGTATGAGCTGTTGATGGAGAATCACATCAACTGTTTGAaggtatttcctttttctttttgtcgggttttctctttttggttctGGAAGTTACTTGTTTATGATGCAGAATTAAACTAAGAATGATATAAACCCTGACTCAGCTGCTGTAATTTTACCAAGTCCTAtgaatcttttttcttttttttttccgaaaGATTGTACACAAATATGATATGGTCAGACAGAGATGAGGAAGTCCAAAATGGCGTCCAATTTGCAAGTGTTTTGCATGGTCATATATAGGTGCAGATGGGTAGCTAGCTAGGTTTAAGAACACATATATCATCACAGTATTAGATAAGTGGTTTGGTAGGTCCAATGGTTAGATACGCATGCGCAGGTCAACAATAACGATCGATGTGAATTATTGTCAGGTGGGTTTGGGTGAAAATATTGGAGAAATTGGAGTCACAAGTACTGAAAATGACAAGCTCAAGGCCGCTGCCATTCCCACTTCTTCAGACCTTGATCAATTCATGGTAGCATTCTTCTTtgtataattataaattattatgttTAATTATGCAGAATTAATAT
This window encodes:
- the LOC109946460 gene encoding homeobox protein knotted-1-like 2 isoform X1, with protein sequence MEDNYNGDDDQNKGVFRVCTESQSDEGDVVGEEELEQEVLKRRISGHPLYELLMENHINCLKVGLGENIGEIGVTSTENDKLKAAAIPTSSDLDQFMEAYCDALNKLKEAMEDPIKETTSFITDVYAQLEDLSASKKPH
- the LOC109946460 gene encoding homeobox protein knotted-1-like 2 isoform X2, producing MKQRNYLIKVCTESQSDEGDVVGEEELEQEVLKRRISGHPLYELLMENHINCLKVGLGENIGEIGVTSTENDKLKAAAIPTSSDLDQFMEAYCDALNKLKEAMEDPIKETTSFITDVYAQLEDLSASKKPH